The following are from one region of the Prevotella communis genome:
- a CDS encoding hybrid sensor histidine kinase/response regulator transcription factor, whose protein sequence is MKRTILLLLLSVLFSGLSYAQAGYFISSDRFSSSLISDLCQDRQGSVWIGTDYGLNRFDGYRFQTFLHDDKDPSSLSVNVVVSLLNDREGRLWIGTNRGLDRFDHDTETFVHYPFPNNIQPRVSSLCQSKDGSILVGTSGYGIFKLGPSGKLEDVNASRREMYFSRLFEDSRGWVWKSGFDEDIVVYDGKKVTRFKSQVGNPQGFVEHDGEVLVVCLHGFMSYRNGKMGVANIDVSQAVSREAVFTNVSIDEGGNIYIGTRGQGLYRLSSDHSRRLERVAIDAYGIDSNTAKVSSILFDRSGNMWLGCHRKGLLLMPLRPMPFKNWNFLSQGVNLGSTISSVCEGDNGMVWCTVQGVGIYGFNTEGRVVAHPASPDAVEFIFRDRQQRYWVGTDDGLFAYDPVTGRSELKVTYDCDRFNDMTSDSSGRIYISTYSRGFCIYDPQTGDLRNYNFYQNDSVRGRLCNNWIMGMSSDTQGLIWMATSYGVSCYEPSTGSFRSQGWETLLEGVVCFDVCELRGGQLPDGRSLRGFIAIGTEQGLYLYDRRAHQVERFPGSEQLNNKTVCYIVQSNDNNLWCSTSQGIWKYQVNSHNFIGYVGGNGLTQKEFLYGVGMHTDEDRIFFAHSDGLTVFNPKDLKDDIASLAPLQLTGVLVGGRAVTCNTELNGVIVTDKPVSESDHFTLSYLDHTITLGFSQMNFDNPMNVIFEYRVDDGDWIRNPVGVNEFTLSHLQPGTYHIHVRAQQGGEYTPEKEVVLEIRAPWYRTKLAYFIYFAILMSIGIYVFVTYRRRATEQMNEEKMKFLINATHDIRSPLTLIMSPLANLKRRLTGTDQTDALRDIDTIEHNAKRILNLVNQILDVRKIDKQQLQLHCQQTDMVKFVNGICKMYEYNASERNITFRFNHEDERLEAWVDRSQFDKVVTNLLSNAFKYSFDGGTIDVNLSHDDKNLKLQVVDTGVGLDGDSLKHIFDRFYQGTNSYRLHIDGTGIGLNLCKMIVDMHHGTIEARNRQGEKGSVFEVCLPLGKEHLTEQEVVVETVDAQQSPNTQHLTSNKHRVLVVDDDEEICRYISTELGRYYKFTTSPNGKEGIKELLTGEYDVVVSDVMMPEMDGFTMLRMIKTNVNIAHIPVVMLTSKADVANRLEGLERGADAFLAKPFDLEELHMVIENLIQGRQRLKGKYSGAQQQVDKLEQPEVKGNDELLMERIMKAVNKNLSNSDFNVDMLTQEVGISRAQLHRKMKEMTGISTSEFIRNIRLEQAARLLREQKINVTQVAYTVGFSNLAHFSTIFRKHFGIAPSEYAEKNGEVDA, encoded by the coding sequence ATGAAACGTACCATATTATTACTGCTCCTGTCAGTACTCTTTTCTGGGCTGTCTTATGCTCAGGCAGGATATTTTATTTCATCCGACCGCTTCTCCAGCAGTCTTATTTCTGATTTGTGTCAGGACCGTCAGGGTTCTGTATGGATTGGTACCGACTATGGCTTGAACCGTTTTGATGGCTACCGTTTCCAGACGTTTCTTCATGATGATAAAGATCCCAGTTCCCTTTCCGTTAATGTGGTGGTATCGTTGCTCAATGATCGTGAGGGACGCCTGTGGATAGGTACCAACCGTGGTCTGGATCGTTTTGATCATGATACGGAGACATTTGTACATTATCCATTCCCCAATAATATCCAACCTCGTGTGTCCAGCCTGTGCCAGAGCAAGGATGGCAGTATCCTGGTTGGTACATCGGGCTATGGCATCTTCAAATTAGGCCCAAGTGGCAAGTTGGAAGATGTTAATGCCAGTCGTCGAGAGATGTATTTCAGTCGCCTCTTTGAGGACAGTCGCGGCTGGGTATGGAAGAGCGGCTTTGATGAAGACATTGTGGTTTACGATGGTAAAAAAGTGACCCGTTTCAAGTCGCAGGTAGGTAATCCGCAAGGTTTCGTAGAACATGATGGCGAGGTACTTGTCGTTTGTCTGCATGGTTTCATGTCATACCGCAATGGCAAGATGGGTGTCGCCAATATTGATGTGAGTCAGGCTGTATCCCGTGAGGCCGTTTTCACCAATGTGTCTATTGATGAAGGAGGTAATATATATATAGGTACACGTGGTCAGGGACTTTACCGCCTGTCGTCAGACCATTCCCGCCGTTTGGAGCGTGTTGCTATAGATGCCTATGGCATTGACTCTAACACCGCAAAGGTCAGTAGCATTCTTTTTGACCGTAGCGGTAATATGTGGCTGGGCTGTCACCGCAAAGGCCTGCTGTTGATGCCCCTGCGTCCCATGCCGTTTAAGAATTGGAACTTCTTGTCTCAGGGAGTCAACCTTGGTTCTACGATATCTTCCGTTTGCGAAGGCGACAATGGTATGGTGTGGTGTACGGTACAGGGCGTAGGTATCTACGGCTTTAATACCGAGGGACGTGTCGTTGCCCATCCTGCATCACCGGATGCCGTGGAGTTTATTTTCCGTGACCGTCAGCAGCGTTATTGGGTGGGTACTGACGATGGCTTGTTTGCCTATGACCCCGTAACAGGCCGTTCAGAGCTGAAGGTGACATATGACTGTGACCGCTTTAATGATATGACCAGTGATTCCAGTGGCCGTATCTATATCTCCACCTATTCTCGTGGTTTCTGTATCTATGACCCTCAGACAGGTGATTTGCGCAACTATAATTTCTATCAGAATGACTCTGTGCGTGGTAGATTGTGCAATAACTGGATTATGGGCATGTCGTCCGATACGCAAGGATTGATATGGATGGCCACATCTTATGGCGTGTCTTGCTACGAACCCAGTACAGGCAGTTTCCGTTCGCAAGGATGGGAAACATTGCTCGAAGGTGTCGTATGCTTCGATGTCTGCGAATTACGTGGCGGACAGTTGCCCGACGGCCGTTCTCTCCGTGGCTTTATTGCCATTGGTACCGAACAGGGACTGTATCTCTACGACCGCAGGGCACATCAGGTGGAACGCTTCCCAGGCAGTGAACAGCTTAATAATAAGACAGTTTGTTATATCGTCCAGTCAAATGATAACAACCTGTGGTGCTCTACCTCACAGGGTATCTGGAAGTATCAGGTCAATTCGCATAATTTTATCGGTTATGTAGGAGGAAATGGCCTTACCCAGAAGGAATTCCTTTATGGTGTTGGTATGCACACGGATGAAGACCGTATCTTCTTCGCCCATAGTGATGGCCTCACGGTGTTCAATCCCAAGGATCTTAAGGATGATATCGCCTCTTTGGCACCTCTGCAACTGACAGGTGTGCTTGTCGGTGGTCGTGCTGTGACCTGTAATACCGAACTGAATGGTGTCATTGTTACAGATAAGCCGGTGAGCGAGAGTGATCATTTTACACTGAGCTATCTGGACCATACGATTACGCTGGGCTTCTCACAGATGAATTTCGATAATCCCATGAACGTGATTTTCGAATATCGTGTTGATGATGGTGACTGGATTCGTAATCCGGTTGGTGTCAATGAGTTTACGTTGAGCCACCTGCAGCCCGGTACTTATCATATCCATGTGCGTGCCCAGCAGGGTGGGGAATATACGCCAGAGAAAGAGGTCGTATTGGAGATACGTGCTCCTTGGTATCGCACCAAGCTGGCCTATTTCATCTATTTCGCCATCCTGATGTCCATAGGTATCTATGTCTTTGTGACCTATCGTCGTCGTGCTACCGAGCAGATGAACGAAGAAAAGATGAAATTCCTGATTAATGCCACGCACGATATCCGTTCGCCGCTGACATTGATTATGAGTCCGCTGGCCAACCTGAAACGTCGTCTTACCGGCACTGATCAGACGGATGCCCTGCGCGATATCGATACCATCGAGCATAATGCGAAACGTATCCTGAATCTGGTGAATCAGATCCTGGATGTACGTAAGATTGACAAGCAGCAGTTGCAGTTGCATTGTCAGCAGACGGATATGGTGAAATTCGTCAATGGCATCTGTAAGATGTACGAGTATAATGCCAGCGAGCGCAATATCACCTTCCGTTTCAATCATGAGGACGAACGCCTGGAGGCCTGGGTTGACCGTAGTCAGTTTGATAAGGTGGTAACCAATCTCCTTTCAAATGCCTTTAAGTACAGTTTCGATGGCGGTACGATAGATGTCAATCTCTCGCACGATGACAAGAATCTCAAGCTCCAGGTCGTTGATACCGGTGTGGGACTTGATGGTGACAGCCTGAAGCATATCTTTGACCGCTTCTATCAGGGCACCAACTCTTATCGCCTGCATATTGACGGTACGGGCATTGGGCTGAACCTCTGTAAGATGATTGTCGATATGCACCATGGTACTATCGAGGCTCGTAACCGTCAGGGTGAGAAGGGTTCTGTCTTTGAGGTCTGTCTGCCATTGGGTAAGGAACATCTGACGGAGCAGGAGGTTGTCGTGGAAACAGTTGACGCTCAACAGTCTCCCAATACCCAACACCTGACATCCAACAAACATCGTGTGCTGGTTGTTGATGATGATGAGGAAATCTGCCGTTATATCTCTACTGAACTAGGACGTTACTATAAGTTCACCACAAGTCCTAATGGTAAGGAAGGCATAAAAGAACTGCTCACAGGCGAATATGATGTCGTGGTGAGCGATGTGATGATGCCCGAGATGGACGGCTTCACCATGCTCCGCATGATTAAGACCAATGTCAATATCGCACATATCCCCGTGGTGATGCTTACTTCCAAGGCCGATGTGGCCAACCGCCTGGAGGGTCTCGAGCGCGGTGCAGATGCTTTCCTGGCCAAACCTTTCGACCTTGAAGAACTCCACATGGTGATTGAGAACCTGATCCAGGGTCGCCAGCGCCTGAAGGGTAAGTATAGCGGTGCCCAGCAGCAGGTGGATAAACTGGAACAGCCAGAGGTGAAGGGTAATGATGAACTGCTCATGGAACGTATCATGAAGGCGGTGAACAAAAACCTGTCGAATAGCGACTTCAATGTGGATATGCTGACACAGGAAGTTGGTATCAGTCGTGCACAGCTGCATCGTAAGATGAAAGAGATGACGGGTATCTCTACCTCAGAGTTTATTCGTAATATCCGATTGGAGCAGGCTGCCCGTCTGCTGCGTGAGCAAAAAATCAATGTCACGCAGGTGGCTTATACCGTAGGCTTCTCAAATCTGGCTCATTTCTCCACCATCTTCCGTAAACATTTCGGTATCGCACCGTCGGAGTATGCTGAGAAAAATGGTGAGGTAGATGCATAA
- a CDS encoding RagB/SusD family nutrient uptake outer membrane protein, with translation MNIKVYNKWMIGVGCLLMATSVMFSSCADLMETDSELVEYEKDNHLDSPSDSVYSVMGIIYKLQTIADRTVILGEVRGDLTTVQAAASKDLKAVANFTVDTENAYNRISDYYAVINNCNYFLTNVKKDLVRHDRTVFEREYAAVKGFRAWTYLQLAQIYGEVPLVTEPLLTEEAAQNAMNQTPVGIDEICKYFIDDLKPYVDTPVPGYGNIDERPSKKFFIPIRALLGDLCLWAGRYDEAAMYYHDYLALRTSPVTTGTAHAFWDDTDTKEFRLVNDNLSFGGNECLWAIPMEINEFYGIHSELVNIFNSTSLNMQYAQVMPTQQLRDLSASCDYCYIQTKVDGSLDTLYAPRENLTKKEYLGDLRLGALYSNVVTSADRFGRVSNEYQYIYKFSSEEVVLYRANMVYLRYAEALNRAGCPQSAFAVLKYGLYPDMVAKHVDSLEQVKAGTLIDFDVTLFTSENTQGIHSRGSGSAECDTLYRMPMPAAGEAATRQDTINYQIPKIEDMIIKEMALEGAFEGYRYYDLMRVALRRNAPEYLADPISKQNGKADDALRALLMDKKNWYLPRP, from the coding sequence ATGAATATCAAGGTATATAATAAATGGATGATAGGCGTTGGCTGTTTGTTGATGGCTACCAGTGTGATGTTTTCTTCCTGCGCTGATTTGATGGAGACCGACAGCGAGCTGGTGGAATATGAGAAGGATAATCATCTGGATTCACCCTCAGACAGCGTTTATAGCGTGATGGGTATTATCTATAAGCTTCAGACCATTGCTGACCGTACGGTCATCCTGGGTGAGGTGCGTGGTGACCTGACGACTGTCCAGGCTGCTGCTTCCAAGGATCTGAAGGCTGTAGCCAACTTCACTGTTGACACGGAGAATGCATATAACCGTATTAGTGACTATTATGCTGTTATCAATAACTGTAACTATTTCCTGACTAACGTCAAAAAGGACCTGGTACGCCATGACCGTACTGTTTTTGAACGTGAGTACGCTGCCGTCAAAGGTTTCCGCGCATGGACTTATCTGCAGTTGGCACAGATTTATGGTGAAGTTCCCCTGGTAACAGAGCCCCTGCTTACTGAGGAGGCTGCCCAGAATGCGATGAACCAGACACCTGTGGGCATTGATGAAATCTGCAAATATTTCATTGATGACTTGAAACCCTATGTGGACACACCTGTTCCTGGCTATGGTAATATTGATGAAAGACCTTCAAAGAAATTCTTCATCCCCATCCGTGCCCTGTTGGGCGACCTTTGCCTCTGGGCTGGTCGTTATGATGAGGCTGCAATGTATTATCACGACTATCTGGCCTTGCGTACAAGTCCTGTGACTACTGGTACGGCTCATGCCTTTTGGGATGATACGGATACCAAGGAGTTCCGTCTCGTCAACGACAACCTCTCTTTTGGCGGTAACGAGTGCTTGTGGGCTATCCCTATGGAGATTAATGAGTTTTACGGTATCCATAGCGAACTCGTGAATATCTTCAATTCTACAAGCTTGAATATGCAGTATGCCCAGGTGATGCCAACCCAGCAGCTCCGCGATTTGTCAGCATCATGTGACTATTGCTATATCCAGACAAAAGTAGATGGTTCTCTTGATACGCTTTATGCTCCCAGGGAGAATCTGACGAAGAAGGAATATCTGGGTGACTTGCGCCTTGGTGCTCTTTACTCGAATGTTGTAACTAGCGCAGACCGTTTCGGACGTGTTTCAAATGAATATCAGTATATCTATAAGTTCAGTTCTGAAGAGGTAGTTCTTTATCGCGCCAATATGGTTTACCTGCGTTATGCTGAAGCCCTGAACCGTGCAGGTTGTCCTCAGTCTGCTTTCGCAGTTCTGAAGTATGGACTCTATCCTGATATGGTCGCAAAGCATGTGGACAGCCTGGAGCAGGTGAAAGCCGGCACGCTTATCGACTTTGACGTGACATTGTTTACAAGCGAGAATACCCAGGGCATACATTCCCGTGGTTCTGGCAGCGCTGAGTGTGATACGCTCTACCGCATGCCGATGCCAGCCGCAGGTGAGGCTGCCACCCGTCAGGATACCATCAACTACCAGATTCCAAAGATTGAGGACATGATAATCAAGGAAATGGCATTGGAGGGTGCTTTCGAGGGCTATCGTTATTACGATTTGATGCGTGTGGCACTCCGCCGTAACGCTCCAGAATACCTTGCCGACCCCATTTCCAAGCAGAATGGAAAGGCGGATGATGCCCTGAGAGCCCTCTTGATGGACAAAAAGAACTGGTATTTACCTCGTCCGTAA